Sequence from the Streptomyces sp. NBC_00440 genome:
CGACCGCGGCGGCCGGTGACCCGGTCGCCCGCTCGGTCGTCGAGCGGCAGGCGGAGGAGGTCGTCTCGCTCGCCGCGGTGGCGCTGGGCCGGCTCGGCCTGCTCGACGAGGAGACTCCGGTGCTGCTGGGCGGGAGCGTACTGGCCGCACGGCACCCGCAGTTGGACGACCGCATACGGCAGCTGCTGGCCGACCGTGCGCCGAAAGCCGTCCCCCGGGTGGTGTCGGCCTCACCGGTGCTCGGCGCCGCTCTGCTGGGTCTTGACCGGATCGCGGCCCCGGCGGCGTCCTACGCGCGGATCCGGGAGCAATACGCCTGAGGGCGCGGCCCGATGGGCGGAGGGGGTTGTGTCCCGATGGCGCGGAGGGGTTGTGATCCGCGTGGAGCGGGGCACAACCCCCTTTCCGTACGCCCCTGATGTGCGCGTTCCGCCCGGACGGCACGCCGGTGCCACCCGAGCGGCGGGGCTGGAACGGGAACCGAATCGGTCCGGGAGGCGTATTCAAGGTGAGGACGTCGCGGAGCGGGCGCGGCACAGGCGGGACAGGCGGGACAGCAGCGGGGAAAGGCTTGGGAGGCTCCTGGCGGAGGGCAGGAGACGGATCGATTCGATCAAGATCCGGCCCATCCGGGTGTGCGGACCGGGCCGCTGCGGCCATACTGCTGGCCGGGCACTTGTCTTCGCGTGCCCCTGAGTTCATGAACAGTCAGGGCGTTCGTGAATGGGGAAGTTCGTGGGAAGCGCCAAGGACAGCCGCGCCGGATCGTGGAAGACCGCTCGCGAAAGACCGGTCCGAAGACCGATCGTTTGGACGTAGACAGGGGGAGGTCGAGTGGTACACCCGCCGAGCGGGGGCACAGTGCAGGGTCCACCGCCCGCGCAGCCGCCTCCGCCCACGTCACCCGTGCGCGTGCCCGCGCCGCCCGCGCAGGCCCCCGTGCCGCCCGCGCGACGCAGCGCCTGGGCAGGGTCCCGGGACCGGCTGCGCGCCGCCGCGACCACCGAGCCGGGCCGGCTGTGGATCATGGGGACGCTGGTGGCCGCGCTGGTCGTGGCCTTCGGAGCGGTGACCGCCTTCGAGATCTCCGACCGGGCGGCCTCCGCCGATGACGTGGTCAGCCGCAGCCAGCCGCTCAGCGCCGACGCGGCGAACATCTACCGCTCGCTGGCGGACGCGGACACCGCGGCGGCGAGCGGCTTCCTGGCGGGCTCCGTGGAGCCGGCCGATGTTCACGCGCGGTACGACAGCGACATCACGACGGCGTCCCGGCTGCTGGCGAAAGCCGCTTCCCACACGGACAGTTCCACCGAGTCGGGGCGCCAGATCGCCCAGCTCAACGAGCAGCTCCCGCGCTACACCGGTCTGGTGGAGCGCGCCCGCGCCAACAACCGGCAGGGACTGCCGCTCGGCGGCGCCTACTTGCGGTACGCCAACCAGCAGATGAGCACGGTGCTGCTGCCTGCCGCGGAGAAGCTCTACGAAGCCGAGACGGGCCGGCTGTACGACGACTACGACTCGGCCGCGCTCTGGCCGTACTTCGGCACCGTGGTGGGGCTGCTGGCCCTGGGCGGCCTGCTCTATGTCCAGCGGCGCAACTACCTGCGGACGAACCGGGTGTTCAACCACGGCCTGGTCGCCGCGTCGGCCGCCTCCGTCGTGGTGCTGCTGTGGCTGGTGGCCGGACACCTGGTCGCGGCCGCCGACCTGGACACGTCGCGGACGCACGGCCAGGAGTCGCTGAAGGTGCTCAACGACGCGCGCATCAGCTCGCTGAAGGCCCGCTCCAACGAGAACCTCACGCTGGTCTCGCGCGGTTCCGTCCTGACCAAGGACGGCAAGCACGACCAGTACGAGTCCGACTACACCAAGGACATGGCCGCCCTGGTCAGCGGGCTCGACAAGGCGAAAAGCCTGGCCAACGACAAGGCGGGCAGCGCGCCCGTGAAGGCCGCGACGGACGACGTGGCCACCTGGAAGGCCCGTCATGCCGCAGCACGCCGCACGGACGACAGTGGCGACTACGACCACGCGCTCACGCAGGTCATCGGCAGGACGGGCTCGACCGGCCAGTCCTTCGACCAGGTGGACGCGGCGCTGGACCAGGCGCTCGGCCATGAGCAGCAGGAGTTCACCCGGGCCGCGTCGGACGGCCGGGGCGCGCTGGCCGGGCTTCCGGTGGGCGCGGCGGTGCTGGCCGTGCTGGGCGCCGCGGCCGCGGGGCTGGGCATCAGCCGCAGGCTTTCGGAGTACAGGTGAGCAGGGGCCAGGTGAGCAGGGGCCAGGCAGGCAGGGGCCAGCAGAATTACGGCCGGGCGACCGACGGCCAGGAGAGCGACGGCCAGGAGAGGAGGCGCAGCGTGCGGAATCCGAGGACCGGCAGGCTCCACGGCTGGGGCGGGGTCACGGCGATGGCCGCGGCATGTGCGCTGACCGCAGCCGCGGCCGCGACCGTGCTCCCGCTCGTCCTGGGCAGCGGCTCAGGCAACGGTGCGGGGTCCGGCGACCGTGCGCAGCCGGGCGGCCAGAGAGTGGCGCAGGCCTCGCCCGCGAAGGCCGATACCTGCACCGACCCGGAGGCGAGCCTCACACCGTCCGGCGCCGACGGCCCCACCATCGACCGGATCAAGAAGGCCGGCCACCTCGTCGTCGGTGTCGACCAGAACAGCTACCGCTGGGGATACCGCGACCCGGCCACCCGCAGACTGGACGGCTTCGACATCGCTCTCGTCCGGGCCATAGCGAAGAACATCCTGGGCAGCGAGGACAAGGTCACCTACCGCGCCATCCCCACCAACGAGCGGGTCGAGGCCCTACAGGACGGCAAGGTCGACATCGTGGTGCGGACGATGACGATCAACTGCGAGCGGGCGAAGCAAGTCGCCTTCTCCACCGCGTACTTCCAGGCCGGCCAGCAGGTCCTGGCGCCCAAGGGGTCGACGATCAGCGGGTACAACACGTCGCTCCAGGGCAAGCGGGTCTGCACGGCGACCGGCTCGACGGCGTACGACGCCCTGAAGGCCAAGTCGTACGGTGCGGTCTTCGCCGACACACCGACCGAGCAGCGGACCGTGCCCAACCAGCTGGACTGCCTGGTCAAGCTCCAACTGGGCCTGGTCGACGCGGTGGTCACCGACAACGCCCTGGCGGCCGGCCAGGCGGCACAGGACCCGGCCGTCGACCTCAAGGGCCAGCCGTTCACCACCGAGTACTACGGCGTGGCGACGAAGCTGGGCAACGACGATCTGGTGCGCCGGATCAACCAGGTGCTCGTCGACTACCGCGCGGGCGGCGACCAAAGCCCCTGGATGAAGGCGTACAGGAAGTGGCTCTCGGCGGATCTGAAGGGAATCGAAGCACCTCCCGCACC
This genomic interval carries:
- a CDS encoding glutamate ABC transporter substrate-binding protein; translation: MAAACALTAAAAATVLPLVLGSGSGNGAGSGDRAQPGGQRVAQASPAKADTCTDPEASLTPSGADGPTIDRIKKAGHLVVGVDQNSYRWGYRDPATRRLDGFDIALVRAIAKNILGSEDKVTYRAIPTNERVEALQDGKVDIVVRTMTINCERAKQVAFSTAYFQAGQQVLAPKGSTISGYNTSLQGKRVCTATGSTAYDALKAKSYGAVFADTPTEQRTVPNQLDCLVKLQLGLVDAVVTDNALAAGQAAQDPAVDLKGQPFTTEYYGVATKLGNDDLVRRINQVLVDYRAGGDQSPWMKAYRKWLSADLKGIEAPPAPKYR